From Bombyx mori chromosome 10, ASM3026992v2, a single genomic window includes:
- the LOC101735816 gene encoding brahma-associated protein of 60 kDa isoform X2 — translation MAQRFPVSGPGGSPGGTPGNLPPQQRYAGPQPPSASPLPPRPYPGPNFPARSGFGGGGVVAGGGARAAGGAAYGGGPRPAPPSPSPVAPPSAVAQKRGGEVRAPHPPPHKPLYDAYSQPSAKRKKRLADKILPQKVRDLVPESQAYMDLLAFERKLDATIMRKRLDIQEALKRPMKQKRKLRIFISNTFYPGQGDNAVPSWELRVEGRLLDDSKNDPNKVKRKFSSFFKSLVIELDKDLYGPDNHLVEWHRTVTTQETDGFQVKRPGYKNVRCTILLLLDYQPLQFKLDQRLARLLGVHTQTRPVIVNALWQYVKTHRLQDPHEREYIACDRYLEQIFGAPRVKLAEVPARLGALLHAPDPIVINHVIAVEPPHDAKQTACYDIDVEVDDTLKAQMNNFLLSTANQQEIQGLDSKIHETVDTINQLKTNREFFLSFSKDPQQFIQKWLVSQSRDLKSMSGGASGNPEEERRAQFYCAGWAGEAAARHLHARLLARRRDLDLALRPALL, via the exons atggcTCAGCGTTTCCCAGTAAGTGGTCCAGGTGGATCTCCCGGTGGTACTCCAGGAAATTTACCGCCCCAACAAAGATACGCAGGGCCGCAGCCGCCGTCTGCCTCGCCGCTACCACCCCGACCCTACCCAGGACCTAACTTTCCA GCACGCAGCGGATTCGGCGGCGGCGGCGTAGTGGCAGGAGGGGGCGCGCGAGCGGCGGGGGGTGCGGCCTATGGCGGCGgcccccgccccgcgccgcccTCGCCCTCCCCCGTGGCGCCCCCCTCCGCCGTCGCACAGAAGCGCGGGGGTGAGGTCCGCGCCCCGCACCCGCCGCCGCACAAGCCGCTGTACGACGCGTACTCGCAGCCGTCCGCCAAGCGCAAGAAGCGCCTCGCCGACAAGATCCTGCCGCAGAAGGTGCGGGACCTCGTGCCCGAGTCGCAGGCCTACATGGACCTGCTCGCGTTCGAACGCAAACTCGACGCCACCATAATGCGCAAACGTCTCGACATTCAAGAAGCCCTCAAACGCCCCATGAAACAGAAACGAAAACTTCGAATATTCATCTCCAACACGTTCTACCCCG GTCAGGGCGACAACGCGGTGCCGTCGTGGGAGCTGCGCGTGGAGGGCCGTCTGCTCGACGACTCCAAGAACGATCCGAACAAG GTGAAGCGGAAGTTTTCGTCGTTCTTCAAGTCTCTGGTGATAGAACTCGATAAAGATCTGTACGGGCCCGACAACCACCTCGTGGAGTGGCACCGCACGGTGACCACGCAGGAGACGGACGGCTTCCAGGTGAAGCGACCCGGCTACAAGAACGTGCGGTGCACCATCCTGCTGCTGCTGGACTACCAGCCGTTGCAGTTCAAGCTGGACCAGCGGCTGGCGCGGCTGTTGGGCGTGCACACGCAGACGCGGCCCGTCATAGTGAACGCGCTGTGGCAGTACGTGAAGACGCACCGCCTGCAGGACCCGCACGAGCGCGAGTACATCGCCTGCGACCGCTACCTCGAGCAGATCTTCGGGGCACCGCGCGTCAAGCTGGCCGAGGTGCCGGCGCGCCTGGGCGCCCTGCTGCACGCGCCCGACCCCATCGTCATCAACCACGTCATCGCCGTGGAGCCGCCGCACGACGCCAAGCAGACCGCCTGCTACGACATCGACGTCGAGGTGGACGACACGCTCAAGGCGCAGATGAACAACTTCCTGCTCAGCACCGCCAACCAGCAGGAGATCCAAGGCCTCGACTCCAAGATCCACGAGACT GTGGACACCATCAACCAGTTGAAAACAAACCGCGAGTTCTTCTTGAGCTTCAGCAAGGATCCGCAGCAGTTCATCCAGAAGTGGCTCGTCAGTCAGTCCAGAGACCTCAAG AGCATGAGCGGCGGCGCCAGCGGCAACCCGGAGGAGGAGCGGCGCGCACAGTTCTACTGCGCGGGCTGGGCGGGCGAGGCGGCCGCGCGACACCTGCACGCGCGCCTGCTGGCCCGCCGCCGCGACCTCGACCTGGCGCTGCGCCCCGCGCTCCTTTAA
- the LOC101735816 gene encoding brahma-associated protein of 60 kDa isoform X1 — protein sequence MAQRFPVSGPGGSPGGTPGNLPPQQRYAGPQPPSASPLPPRPYPGPNFPARSGFGGGGVVAGGGARAAGGAAYGGGPRPAPPSPSPVAPPSAVAQKRGGEVRAPHPPPHKPLYDAYSQPSAKRKKRLADKILPQKVRDLVPESQAYMDLLAFERKLDATIMRKRLDIQEALKRPMKQKRKLRIFISNTFYPGQGDNAVPSWELRVEGRLLDDSKNDPNKNVPLQVKRKFSSFFKSLVIELDKDLYGPDNHLVEWHRTVTTQETDGFQVKRPGYKNVRCTILLLLDYQPLQFKLDQRLARLLGVHTQTRPVIVNALWQYVKTHRLQDPHEREYIACDRYLEQIFGAPRVKLAEVPARLGALLHAPDPIVINHVIAVEPPHDAKQTACYDIDVEVDDTLKAQMNNFLLSTANQQEIQGLDSKIHETVDTINQLKTNREFFLSFSKDPQQFIQKWLVSQSRDLKSMSGGASGNPEEERRAQFYCAGWAGEAAARHLHARLLARRRDLDLALRPALL from the exons atggcTCAGCGTTTCCCAGTAAGTGGTCCAGGTGGATCTCCCGGTGGTACTCCAGGAAATTTACCGCCCCAACAAAGATACGCAGGGCCGCAGCCGCCGTCTGCCTCGCCGCTACCACCCCGACCCTACCCAGGACCTAACTTTCCA GCACGCAGCGGATTCGGCGGCGGCGGCGTAGTGGCAGGAGGGGGCGCGCGAGCGGCGGGGGGTGCGGCCTATGGCGGCGgcccccgccccgcgccgcccTCGCCCTCCCCCGTGGCGCCCCCCTCCGCCGTCGCACAGAAGCGCGGGGGTGAGGTCCGCGCCCCGCACCCGCCGCCGCACAAGCCGCTGTACGACGCGTACTCGCAGCCGTCCGCCAAGCGCAAGAAGCGCCTCGCCGACAAGATCCTGCCGCAGAAGGTGCGGGACCTCGTGCCCGAGTCGCAGGCCTACATGGACCTGCTCGCGTTCGAACGCAAACTCGACGCCACCATAATGCGCAAACGTCTCGACATTCAAGAAGCCCTCAAACGCCCCATGAAACAGAAACGAAAACTTCGAATATTCATCTCCAACACGTTCTACCCCG GTCAGGGCGACAACGCGGTGCCGTCGTGGGAGCTGCGCGTGGAGGGCCGTCTGCTCGACGACTCCAAGAACGATCCGAACAAG AATGTCCCGTTGCAGGTGAAGCGGAAGTTTTCGTCGTTCTTCAAGTCTCTGGTGATAGAACTCGATAAAGATCTGTACGGGCCCGACAACCACCTCGTGGAGTGGCACCGCACGGTGACCACGCAGGAGACGGACGGCTTCCAGGTGAAGCGACCCGGCTACAAGAACGTGCGGTGCACCATCCTGCTGCTGCTGGACTACCAGCCGTTGCAGTTCAAGCTGGACCAGCGGCTGGCGCGGCTGTTGGGCGTGCACACGCAGACGCGGCCCGTCATAGTGAACGCGCTGTGGCAGTACGTGAAGACGCACCGCCTGCAGGACCCGCACGAGCGCGAGTACATCGCCTGCGACCGCTACCTCGAGCAGATCTTCGGGGCACCGCGCGTCAAGCTGGCCGAGGTGCCGGCGCGCCTGGGCGCCCTGCTGCACGCGCCCGACCCCATCGTCATCAACCACGTCATCGCCGTGGAGCCGCCGCACGACGCCAAGCAGACCGCCTGCTACGACATCGACGTCGAGGTGGACGACACGCTCAAGGCGCAGATGAACAACTTCCTGCTCAGCACCGCCAACCAGCAGGAGATCCAAGGCCTCGACTCCAAGATCCACGAGACT GTGGACACCATCAACCAGTTGAAAACAAACCGCGAGTTCTTCTTGAGCTTCAGCAAGGATCCGCAGCAGTTCATCCAGAAGTGGCTCGTCAGTCAGTCCAGAGACCTCAAG AGCATGAGCGGCGGCGCCAGCGGCAACCCGGAGGAGGAGCGGCGCGCACAGTTCTACTGCGCGGGCTGGGCGGGCGAGGCGGCCGCGCGACACCTGCACGCGCGCCTGCTGGCCCGCCGCCGCGACCTCGACCTGGCGCTGCGCCCCGCGCTCCTTTAA